In Kitasatospora sp. NA04385, a single genomic region encodes these proteins:
- a CDS encoding DUF6009 family protein has product MLQAAAQCVDPDHRRIDPFGLKAAQAGAYLRTVVRLKDHFPSSRVSGTFRRRVFWLLPHDRDTEPESLYATGAPSEAIDPRTIAPTIKGDKTERSQGGPASPAMVELGILLPRT; this is encoded by the coding sequence ATGCTCCAAGCGGCCGCACAGTGTGTCGATCCGGATCATCGACGCATCGATCCCTTCGGTCTGAAGGCGGCCCAGGCAGGCGCGTACCTCCGCACTGTCGTCCGTCTCAAAGATCACTTCCCATCGTCCCGCGTCTCCGGCACCTTCCGCCGCCGCGTCTTCTGGCTCCTGCCCCACGACCGCGACACCGAACCCGAAAGCCTCTACGCCACCGGCGCCCCCTCCGAAGCCATCGACCCCCGCACCATCGCCCCCACCATCAAAGGCGACAAGACCGAACGATCCCAAGGCGGCCCAGCCTCACCCGCCATGGTCGAACTTGGCATACTGCTCCCACGCACCTGA
- a CDS encoding DUF4265 domain-containing protein, with translation MLCRDVGGGPLGAGAAQAATVRAGATRRHVSGETVQASENCTIRLIVLKDGGSADRVGDLPPAWRDRRGIEQFGMVALDVPPEADIQRIRTLLEHGDAKGWWHWEEGCVTAAWEASAGAEDD, from the coding sequence GTGTTGTGCCGGGACGTTGGTGGTGGTCCGCTGGGGGCTGGAGCGGCACAGGCCGCGACGGTACGGGCCGGGGCGACCCGCCGACACGTGTCGGGAGAGACCGTGCAGGCCTCGGAGAACTGCACCATCCGGCTGATCGTGCTGAAGGACGGCGGCTCGGCAGACCGTGTTGGAGACCTTCCACCGGCTTGGCGCGACCGGCGAGGCATCGAGCAGTTCGGGATGGTCGCGCTGGACGTCCCGCCGGAAGCGGACATCCAGCGGATCCGAACGCTGTTGGAACACGGCGACGCGAAAGGTTGGTGGCACTGGGAAGAAGGATGTGTCACTGCCGCATGGGAAGCCAGTGCAGGCGCGGAGGACGACTGA